The following proteins are co-located in the Halarcobacter sp. genome:
- a CDS encoding transporter substrate-binding domain-containing protein, which yields MKSFFKIIFLFLIFINILNASSTKYFTVSYDPDYAPFSYLENGHPEGLLIDYWNLWAEKNNYKIKFVNGKLWDNAINLARTGRVDFFLGTNPYDTWMKSSYSIYKTKTSLFIHKDFSRDFSKQASYLIGVVGEDHKKYLDTNFPFSQTLVYKDYATLFKDFLSKKLDLIFDDKFAIEFYSLRNNFFHKIKPIDLLQEYIPIKAISRNKDLIDTFNRGFRKLTSEELYEVESKWVLNAEQQIYKKSFSLSQREKDFIRNHPLKVSVSNDWKPFTFKDKNGEPTGMASEVWDMISRSLNLNSEYIFSNNFSEQLNLIKNKKVDVIFSVGETKDRLKYSIFTKPYIEFPLSIVTLKDENFIENINYLYNKKVAVGKNFTAHKLLEEYYPDLKLTPVKNIEEGLKKVSNSEVYAFVGIKPNLIYNINKLNFDDLKISGNTGLTYKVAIMIRDDYPLLQEILNKAISSLDPNEISQVTGKWNNIQYKETIDYTVFWIILSVGFIIFIILIYINQQNMNRNKTLKLLVNERTKELKELNQELEKRVEIKTKELSRTNYLLDEAQKIARLGSFSYNTKTKHLEWSNEHFKIFGLYPNEIKPSITKFLSFVHEEEKRKVKIHLYKAIKSDKREIIEFKILLRDNTLKHIQLTTKVTRFDSNNKPIFIVGTIFDLTKIKELEFQKREKDSMLAQQSKMAALGEMLENIAHQWRQPLSVISTASTGLQIQLEMGNEISEEMLYSNVKSINEHSQYLSKTIDDFRNFFNPKKEKEIFSINSTIEKSLSLVSSRIKKWNIEVVKDLKTIEIETIESELIQILLNIFNNAVDALNSNQLENKFIFISTIKRENYLHIKIKDNAGGIPEKILDKIFEPYFTTKHKSQGTGIGLYMSNEIVSKHLNGSLKVINSSYIYKDIKCKGALFTISIPLKKETHK from the coding sequence ATGAAATCTTTTTTTAAGATAATCTTTCTTTTTTTGATATTTATTAATATCTTAAATGCATCATCTACAAAATATTTTACAGTTTCATATGACCCAGACTATGCACCTTTCTCATATTTAGAAAATGGACATCCTGAAGGTTTGTTAATTGATTATTGGAATCTTTGGGCGGAAAAAAACAATTATAAAATTAAATTTGTAAACGGCAAACTTTGGGATAATGCAATAAATCTCGCAAGAACTGGAAGAGTTGACTTTTTTCTAGGAACAAATCCATACGATACATGGATGAAATCTTCATACTCAATTTATAAAACAAAAACTTCACTTTTTATACATAAAGATTTTAGTAGAGATTTTAGTAAACAAGCCTCATATTTAATAGGAGTTGTAGGAGAAGACCATAAAAAATATCTAGATACAAATTTTCCTTTTTCACAAACTCTAGTATATAAAGATTATGCTACTTTATTTAAAGATTTTTTATCAAAAAAACTTGATTTAATTTTTGATGATAAATTTGCTATTGAGTTTTATTCATTAAGAAACAACTTTTTTCATAAAATAAAACCAATAGATTTATTACAAGAATATATCCCTATAAAAGCTATCTCTAGAAATAAAGATTTAATTGATACTTTTAATAGAGGATTTAGAAAATTAACCAGCGAAGAACTTTATGAGGTTGAGAGTAAATGGGTATTAAATGCAGAACAACAAATTTATAAGAAAAGTTTTTCTTTATCACAAAGAGAAAAAGATTTTATTAGAAATCATCCCTTAAAAGTTTCTGTTTCAAATGATTGGAAACCTTTCACTTTTAAAGACAAAAATGGGGAACCAACTGGTATGGCTTCTGAAGTTTGGGATATGATTTCAAGAAGTTTAAATCTTAATTCAGAATATATATTTTCAAATAATTTTTCTGAACAATTAAATCTTATAAAAAATAAAAAAGTTGATGTTATATTTAGTGTAGGGGAAACAAAAGATAGACTAAAATATTCTATCTTTACTAAACCATATATTGAATTTCCTTTATCTATTGTAACTTTAAAAGATGAAAACTTTATAGAAAATATAAATTATTTATATAATAAAAAAGTTGCTGTTGGTAAAAACTTCACCGCCCACAAATTACTTGAAGAGTACTATCCTGATTTAAAATTAACTCCAGTTAAAAATATTGAAGAGGGTCTTAAAAAAGTTTCTAATTCTGAAGTATATGCTTTTGTAGGTATAAAACCAAATTTAATTTATAATATAAATAAATTAAATTTTGATGATTTAAAAATAAGTGGGAATACTGGTTTAACTTATAAAGTTGCCATTATGATAAGAGATGACTACCCTTTATTACAAGAAATTCTAAATAAAGCAATCTCATCTCTTGATCCAAATGAGATCTCTCAAGTAACTGGTAAATGGAATAATATTCAATATAAAGAAACTATTGACTATACAGTATTTTGGATAATCCTTTCAGTAGGTTTTATCATTTTTATTATATTGATTTATATCAATCAACAAAATATGAATAGAAATAAAACTTTAAAACTTCTTGTAAATGAAAGAACTAAAGAGTTAAAAGAATTAAATCAAGAGCTTGAAAAAAGAGTTGAAATAAAAACAAAAGAATTAAGTAGAACAAACTACTTATTGGATGAGGCTCAAAAGATTGCAAGATTAGGTAGCTTTAGTTATAACACCAAAACAAAACACTTAGAATGGAGTAATGAACACTTTAAAATTTTTGGACTATATCCAAATGAAATAAAACCCTCAATAACTAAGTTTTTATCTTTTGTACATGAAGAGGAAAAAAGAAAAGTAAAAATACATCTTTATAAAGCAATAAAAAGTGATAAAAGAGAAATTATTGAATTTAAAATATTATTAAGAGACAATACTCTAAAACATATACAACTTACAACAAAAGTTACAAGATTTGACTCAAATAATAAACCGATTTTTATAGTAGGAACAATATTTGACTTAACAAAAATAAAAGAGTTAGAGTTTCAAAAAAGAGAAAAAGATTCTATGTTAGCTCAACAATCAAAAATGGCAGCATTAGGTGAGATGTTAGAGAATATCGCACATCAATGGAGGCAACCTTTATCAGTTATTTCGACAGCTTCAACGGGGTTGCAAATACAGTTAGAGATGGGTAATGAGATTTCAGAAGAGATGCTTTATAGCAATGTAAAATCTATAAATGAACATTCTCAATATCTTTCAAAAACAATTGATGATTTTAGAAACTTTTTTAATCCTAAAAAAGAAAAAGAGATTTTTTCAATTAATTCAACTATTGAAAAATCATTATCCCTAGTTAGTTCTAGAATTAAAAAATGGAATATAGAAGTAGTCAAAGATCTTAAAACTATCGAAATTGAAACAATTGAAAGTGAACTTATTCAAATACTTTTAAATATTTTCAACAATGCAGTTGATGCACTTAATTCAAATCAATTAGAAAATAAATTTATATTTATCTCAACTATAAAAAGAGAAAACTATTTACATATAAAAATAAAAGATAATGCAGGTGGAATTCCTGAAAAAATACTTGATAAAATTTTTGAACCATATTTTACAACAAAACATAAATCTCAAGGTACAGGTATCGGTTTATATATGTCTAATGAGATTGTATCCAAGCACTTAAACGGTTCTCTAAAAGTAATAAATAGTTCTTATATTTATAAAGATATTAAATGTAAAGGTGCATTATTTACCATATCAATACCGTTGAAAAAAGAAACTCATAAATGA
- a CDS encoding bifunctional diguanylate cyclase/phosphodiesterase: MSKSRFNKKEPISNKKLIFRIIFILLITSIVSIFISSIYIKKIALNNLGEDDAKKTSELVFEIMNTKMQEGWGKDDLTQILKRLEHIREGLEVHSYRSEKVEKIMGIHKEDKLIVQNDPFIQKALKGDKQFLILDDGSIRYLYPMRVRQECITCHYNTKVGDINGVLDITYPPSEIKISLDMLISYFLIFFVIFILICFIILYFVINKKIITPVNKFTKAIHKISLNTDLSKRSNVNPGIKELHILEKHFNELLGKIKYYYDILINNLYTDSLTRLPNLVKLEEDIKKNEYNTLIIINIDSFKEVNNFYGVKVGDTILKQIAMYLYEKTKAVHEVYRLYSDEFAILTQEKISKNYCLDLITSLNSEFCRYQDTDIQIQSSLGVVYNAKNRIIEKATIALRTAKKNRTLYEEFDNSLELQEEYSKHITWSLNIKESLEKDNIIPYFQPIKDLKTGEIKKYECLARMIFKDEVYAPILFLNISKKAKFYPQITQRMIKKAFEYFEDKPDITFSINYSIDDILNKETTNYLFEMLDNYKIGSQLIIELLESEEIQDFEHVKMFSKRLKEYDASLAIDDFGSGYSNFSYILNLNVDFLKIDSSLIESIDRNENSKIIVKSIVEFAKNVNLKTIAEMVHKKEIEDILKELEVDYVQGYYIGKPKKTIF, from the coding sequence TCCTACTAATTACAAGTATAGTTTCAATTTTTATCTCAAGCATATATATTAAAAAAATTGCATTAAACAATTTAGGTGAAGATGATGCAAAAAAAACAAGTGAACTTGTATTTGAAATAATGAATACAAAAATGCAAGAGGGTTGGGGGAAAGATGACTTAACTCAAATATTAAAAAGATTAGAACATATAAGAGAAGGTCTCGAGGTTCACTCATACAGAAGTGAAAAAGTTGAAAAAATTATGGGTATTCATAAAGAAGATAAACTCATAGTACAAAATGACCCTTTTATTCAAAAAGCCTTGAAAGGGGATAAACAGTTTCTAATTTTAGATGATGGTAGTATTAGGTACCTTTATCCAATGAGAGTTAGGCAAGAATGTATTACTTGCCACTATAATACTAAAGTTGGAGATATAAATGGGGTATTAGACATAACTTATCCACCAAGTGAAATAAAAATCTCACTTGATATGTTAATCTCCTATTTTTTAATATTTTTTGTTATATTCATACTTATTTGCTTTATTATACTTTATTTTGTAATCAATAAAAAAATTATTACCCCTGTAAATAAATTTACAAAAGCTATTCATAAAATATCATTAAATACTGACCTGTCAAAAAGATCAAATGTAAATCCAGGAATAAAAGAGTTACATATTTTAGAAAAACATTTTAATGAACTTCTAGGAAAAATAAAATATTACTATGATATTTTGATTAATAACTTATATACAGATTCCCTTACAAGATTACCAAATCTAGTAAAACTTGAAGAGGATATAAAAAAGAACGAATACAACACTTTGATAATTATTAATATCGATTCTTTTAAAGAAGTAAATAACTTTTATGGAGTAAAAGTTGGTGATACTATTTTAAAACAAATTGCCATGTATTTATATGAAAAAACTAAAGCAGTGCATGAAGTGTATAGACTTTATAGTGATGAGTTTGCAATATTAACACAAGAAAAAATTTCAAAAAACTATTGCTTAGATTTAATTACTTCACTTAATAGTGAATTTTGTAGATATCAAGATACTGATATTCAAATACAATCATCTCTAGGAGTAGTTTATAATGCAAAAAATAGAATTATAGAAAAAGCTACAATTGCATTAAGAACAGCAAAAAAGAACAGAACTTTATATGAGGAGTTTGACAACTCTTTAGAACTTCAAGAGGAATACTCAAAACATATCACTTGGAGTTTAAATATAAAAGAATCTTTAGAAAAAGACAACATCATCCCTTATTTTCAACCTATAAAAGATTTAAAGACAGGTGAGATAAAAAAATATGAATGCTTGGCAAGAATGATATTTAAAGATGAAGTTTATGCACCAATTCTATTTTTAAATATCTCTAAAAAAGCTAAGTTTTATCCACAAATAACTCAAAGAATGATTAAAAAAGCTTTTGAATATTTTGAGGATAAACCGGATATTACATTCTCTATTAACTATTCTATTGATGATATTTTAAATAAAGAAACAACAAACTATCTATTTGAAATGTTAGATAATTATAAAATAGGTTCACAACTTATTATAGAACTTTTAGAGAGTGAAGAGATTCAAGATTTTGAACATGTAAAAATGTTTTCAAAAAGATTAAAAGAATATGATGCATCATTAGCTATTGATGATTTTGGTTCAGGATATTCAAACTTTTCATATATATTAAATCTAAATGTAGATTTTCTTAAAATTGATAGTTCACTTATTGAAAGTATTGATAGAAATGAGAATTCTAAGATTATTGTTAAATCAATTGTTGAGTTTGCTAAAAATGTAAATCTAAAAACAATCGCAGAGATGGTTCACAAAAAAGAGATTGAAGATATTTTAAAAGAACTAGAAGTCGATTATGTACAAGGCTACTACATTGGTAAACCTAAAAAGACTATTTTTTAA